From a single Apostichopus japonicus isolate 1M-3 chromosome 12, ASM3797524v1, whole genome shotgun sequence genomic region:
- the LOC139977011 gene encoding monocarboxylate transporter 13-like isoform X1 gives MTAEVPAAPDGGWGWIALAASVSNEILLAGYVEGMGALFVEWQKFFDVGAAEVGWVGILTALNGPFGCLIAGGLTSRYGTRPIVIIGGLVFAALMLAVTFSTELWHIYVLIFVQSFFTGLAFQPTVTVIGFYFQNWLAFANGVTYSGVGIGIIVIPLLVETLSSRYTWKGAMRILSAISLLVCLSGVLFRPSAKECYFLRQNKISRKNRKNTSDHEMNFARKCYHFVVSIPRFLGMDLLYEKPRFATVTASCCVMGYGYYASLVFFASKAVFEAGLSKFQGALLLSFIGIGSTISRATHGFLLDCNIVSAMPLYALACFINAATDFLNPFAFSFSSLTVLAVSFGLSSGLIFAVSIMCVRTVLNEDQVAKGFGVILMFNGIGTLIGLFVMGYLEKATGSYSIPFIVAGFALVLSGVLMACDYVYMVYFHESRNAKRRDETTNDQSDHVQEEVNEKLTTPTQPVNQIQMKMLESDMESENGTEREAVAV, from the exons ATGACGGCTGAAGTACCGGCGGCTCCTGATGGTGGCTGGGGATGGATAGCCCTCGCAGCCTCGGTATCTAATGAAATTTTACTCGCAG GTTACGTGGAAGGTATGGGAGCTCTGTTCGTCGAGTGGCAGAAGTTCTTCGATGTCGGTGCCGCCGAAGTCGGATGGGTTGGAATTCTGACTGCACTGAATGGACCCTTTGGAT GTCTTATAGCTGGGGGTCTGACTAGCCGTTATGGGACCAGACCAATCGTCATAATAGGTGGACTCGTGTTCGCTGCTTTAATGTTAGCTGTGACTTTTAGCACAGAACTATGGCATATATATGTCTTGATCTTCGTCCAAT CATTTTTCACAGGCCTTGCCTTCCAACCTACCGTTACTGTTATTGGGTTTTACTTCCAAAATTGGCTTGCTTTTGCCAATGGTGTAACCTATTCTGGGGTAGGTATTGGTATTATCGTAATTCCATTGCTAGTGGAGACGCTGAGTTCCAGGTACACGTGGAAGGGAGCAATGAGGATCCTGTCGGCCATATCACTCTTAGTCTGTCTCAGCGGAGTTTTATTCCGACCGTCTGCCAAAGAATGTTATTTTTTACGCCAGAACAAAATATCCCGTAAAAACAGAAAGAACACGAGCGACCATGAAATGAACTTTGCCCGtaaatgttaccattttgtGGTTTCTATTCCTAGATTTCTCGGTATGGACTTACTTTATGAGAAACCCCGATTTGCAACTGTGACAGCTTCTTGTTGTGTGATGGGATATGGTTATTACGCGTCGCTTGTATTCTTCGCATCTAAAGCTGTCTTCGAGGCGGGTCTCTCTAAATTCCAAGGTGCGTTACTTCTGTCCTTTATAGGCATCGGTAGCACCATAAGTAGAGCTACGCATGGGTTCCTCTTAGACTGTAACATTGTATCCGCTATGCCCCTCTATGCTTTAGCTTGTTTCATCAATGCAGCAACGGATTTTCTAAATCCATTCGCATTTTCGTTCTCATCGCTGACCGTCCTCGCTGTATCGTTTGGTTTATCCTCCGGCCTCATCTTCGCTGTTTCGATCATGTGTGTTCGGACTGTCCTAAATGAAGACCAGGTGGCTAAAGGATTTGGTGTGATTCTAATGTTTAATGGAATCGGTACTCTGATTGGATTATTCGTTATGG gtTACTTGGAGAAAGCTACCGGCAGTTACAGCATTCCATTCATCGTGGCGGGATTTGCCCTGGTTTTATCGGGCGTGCTAATGGCGTGTGACTATGTTTATATGGTTTACTTTCATGAAAGCCGCAATGCCAAAAGACGTGACGAAACAACGAACGACCAATCAGATCACGTACAAGAAGAGGTCAATGAAAAGTTAACCACACCCACCCAGCCGGTAAACCAGatacaaatgaaaatgttaGAGTCAGATATGGAATCCGAAAATGGAACGGAAAGAGAGGCAGTTGCGGTATGA
- the LOC139977011 gene encoding monocarboxylate transporter 13-like isoform X2, translating into MGALFVEWQKFFDVGAAEVGWVGILTALNGPFGCLIAGGLTSRYGTRPIVIIGGLVFAALMLAVTFSTELWHIYVLIFVQSFFTGLAFQPTVTVIGFYFQNWLAFANGVTYSGVGIGIIVIPLLVETLSSRYTWKGAMRILSAISLLVCLSGVLFRPSAKECYFLRQNKISRKNRKNTSDHEMNFARKCYHFVVSIPRFLGMDLLYEKPRFATVTASCCVMGYGYYASLVFFASKAVFEAGLSKFQGALLLSFIGIGSTISRATHGFLLDCNIVSAMPLYALACFINAATDFLNPFAFSFSSLTVLAVSFGLSSGLIFAVSIMCVRTVLNEDQVAKGFGVILMFNGIGTLIGLFVMGYLEKATGSYSIPFIVAGFALVLSGVLMACDYVYMVYFHESRNAKRRDETTNDQSDHVQEEVNEKLTTPTQPVNQIQMKMLESDMESENGTEREAVAV; encoded by the exons ATGGGAGCTCTGTTCGTCGAGTGGCAGAAGTTCTTCGATGTCGGTGCCGCCGAAGTCGGATGGGTTGGAATTCTGACTGCACTGAATGGACCCTTTGGAT GTCTTATAGCTGGGGGTCTGACTAGCCGTTATGGGACCAGACCAATCGTCATAATAGGTGGACTCGTGTTCGCTGCTTTAATGTTAGCTGTGACTTTTAGCACAGAACTATGGCATATATATGTCTTGATCTTCGTCCAAT CATTTTTCACAGGCCTTGCCTTCCAACCTACCGTTACTGTTATTGGGTTTTACTTCCAAAATTGGCTTGCTTTTGCCAATGGTGTAACCTATTCTGGGGTAGGTATTGGTATTATCGTAATTCCATTGCTAGTGGAGACGCTGAGTTCCAGGTACACGTGGAAGGGAGCAATGAGGATCCTGTCGGCCATATCACTCTTAGTCTGTCTCAGCGGAGTTTTATTCCGACCGTCTGCCAAAGAATGTTATTTTTTACGCCAGAACAAAATATCCCGTAAAAACAGAAAGAACACGAGCGACCATGAAATGAACTTTGCCCGtaaatgttaccattttgtGGTTTCTATTCCTAGATTTCTCGGTATGGACTTACTTTATGAGAAACCCCGATTTGCAACTGTGACAGCTTCTTGTTGTGTGATGGGATATGGTTATTACGCGTCGCTTGTATTCTTCGCATCTAAAGCTGTCTTCGAGGCGGGTCTCTCTAAATTCCAAGGTGCGTTACTTCTGTCCTTTATAGGCATCGGTAGCACCATAAGTAGAGCTACGCATGGGTTCCTCTTAGACTGTAACATTGTATCCGCTATGCCCCTCTATGCTTTAGCTTGTTTCATCAATGCAGCAACGGATTTTCTAAATCCATTCGCATTTTCGTTCTCATCGCTGACCGTCCTCGCTGTATCGTTTGGTTTATCCTCCGGCCTCATCTTCGCTGTTTCGATCATGTGTGTTCGGACTGTCCTAAATGAAGACCAGGTGGCTAAAGGATTTGGTGTGATTCTAATGTTTAATGGAATCGGTACTCTGATTGGATTATTCGTTATGG gtTACTTGGAGAAAGCTACCGGCAGTTACAGCATTCCATTCATCGTGGCGGGATTTGCCCTGGTTTTATCGGGCGTGCTAATGGCGTGTGACTATGTTTATATGGTTTACTTTCATGAAAGCCGCAATGCCAAAAGACGTGACGAAACAACGAACGACCAATCAGATCACGTACAAGAAGAGGTCAATGAAAAGTTAACCACACCCACCCAGCCGGTAAACCAGatacaaatgaaaatgttaGAGTCAGATATGGAATCCGAAAATGGAACGGAAAGAGAGGCAGTTGCGGTATGA
- the LOC139977012 gene encoding uncharacterized protein, whose amino-acid sequence MFSLNNTSVAVSDNTFQVYRPILSPTRAKISIIMFFAVSIGIYYGLNYVIEKLEDSMTPCTPNQCKPGCRAHYQLGPGSFGKKWIPPKGLSEMNKCKSKLVRELLRLAAIQVADRKAKAMRN is encoded by the exons ATGTTTTCGCTAAACAACACTTCAGTTGCAGTTTCAGACAACACATTCcaagtgtataggcctatactatctCCAACGCGAGCAAAAATCAGCATAATCATGTTCTTTGCAGTCAGCATCGGTATTTACTACGGACTCAATTACGTCATTGAGAAGTTAGAGGATTCAATGACTC CCTGCACACCTAACCAGTGTAAGCCAGGTTGCCGTGCTCACTATCAGTTGGGTCCTGGAAGCTTCGGGAAGAAATGGATTCCACCAAAAG GTCTTAGTGAGATGAACAAGTGCAAATCGAAGCTGGTGAGGGAGCTGCTCAGGTTGGCTGCGATCCAAGTTGCTGATAGGAAAGCCAAGGCGATGAGGAACtaa